From the genome of Nicotiana sylvestris chromosome 2, ASM39365v2, whole genome shotgun sequence, one region includes:
- the LOC104226260 gene encoding transcription factor VOZ1-like, whose product MGKGSKSGAGKSASHQLFKDKAKNRVDDLQGVFTNLQSARKESRTYDVGVLEEQVHQMLREWRAELNEPSPASSLQGGSLVSSDIYRLLLGEEEDDATSALAAPKPEPDAQKNDVAAFQEGFNVTPVLQEQGYQLVDQCKSMPLVVNNAGINNLGIATQQDYNSFDLQQDFDQYFPGFDALNLCLEDVLPPVHISPPPSAFLGPKCSLWDCPRPAMGSDWCQKSHDYCSDYHASLAPNEGYPGTPPVVRPMGIGLKDNLLFQALSAKSQGKDVGIPECEGAATAKSPWNAPELFDLKVVEGETIREWLFFDKPRRAFESGNRKQRSLPDYNGRGWHESRKQVMNEYGGLKRSYYMDPQPMKNLEWHLYEYEINKYDPCALYRLELKLVDGKKSPKGKVTKESVADLQKQMGRLTAEFPSENKRSVKGRAKANSKDVAVNMHAVPNLIVPASEGLNYGTGAPFPDYLVDNLGGYYVT is encoded by the exons AAGGAAGGAGAGTCGAACTTATGATGTTGGGGTGCTTGAAGAGCAGGTTCACCAGATGCTTCGTGAGTGGAGGGCTGAGCTCAATGAGCCTTCCCCGGCTTCTTCATTGCAG GGAGGAAGCCTTGTCTCATCAGATATCTATAGACTGCTGCTTGGTGAGGAGGAAGATGACGCTACCAGCGCATTAGCTGCACCTAAGCCTGAGCCTGATGCTCAAAAAAATGACGTTGCTGCATTTCAAGAG GGTTTCAATGTAACTCCAGTGCTGCAGGAGCAAGGTTACCAGTTGGTTGATCAGTGCAAAAGTATGCCTTTAGTGGTCAATAATGCAGGGATTAACAACCTAGGCATTGCAACACAACAAGATTACAATTCTTTTGATCTGCAGCAAGACTTTGATCAGTACTTCCCCGGATTTGATGCTTTAAATCTTTGTCTAGAGGATGTGTTGCCTCCTGTTCATATTAGCCCTCCACCCTCTGCTTTCCTGGGTCCTAAATGTTCACTTTGGGATTGTCCGCGACCTGCGATGGGGTCAGATTGGTGTCAGAAGTCTCATGACTACTGCAGTGACTATCATGCTTCCCTTGCACCTAATGAAGGCTATCCTGGAACACCTCCAGTTGTTAGACCGATGGGTATTGGCTTAAAGGATAATTTGCTTTTCCAAGCGCTAAGTGCAAAATCACAGGGGAAGGATGTTGGTATTCCGGAGTGTGAAGGTGCTGCCACTGCAAAATCCCCTTGGAATGCACCAG AGCTCTTTGACCTTAAAGTTGTTGAAGGTGAAACAATCAGGGAATGGCTTTTCTTTGATAAGCCTCGAAGAGCATTTGAAAGCGGAAACAGAAAGCAGAGGTCACTGCCAGATTATAACGGGCGGGGTTGGCATGAGTCTAGGAAACAAGTGATGAATGAATACGGAGGGCTGAAGAGATCCTACTATATGGATCCACAGCCGATGAAAAATCTGGAATGGCATCTGTATGAATATGAGATCAACAAGTATGATCCGTGTGCCCTGTACAGATTGGAGCTGAAACTTGTTGATGGGAAGAAGAGTCCAAAAGGGAAAGTAACGAAGGAATCAGTTGCTGATTTGCAAAAACAAATGGGAAGACTCACTGCTGAATTTCCTTCGGAGAACAAGCGCTCTGTTAAAGGTAGAGCAAAAGCTAACTCAAAGGATGTTGCTGTTAACATGCATGCTGTTCCAAATCTAATTGTTCCAGCTAGTGAAGGGCTTAATTATGGGACCGGTGCACCTTTTCCTGACTATCTCGTTGATAATTTAGGTGGCTACTACGTAACGTAG